One genomic window of Candidatus Didemnitutus sp. includes the following:
- the lipB gene encoding lipoyl(octanoyl) transferase LipB, translating into MAEPSSAHSAAPALDLVDWGRTAYADAWRRQEELVAARNDGRAPDTLVFTEHNPVFTMGVRRGAEQNLLWQQAELARRGIEVVTTNRGGDITYHGPGQIVGYPIVNLAPRKDLHAYLRFLEDVMIASVAHFGLAAGRNPGKTGIWIEKRKIAAIGVAVKKWTTFHGFALNVNTDLTPFTGIIPCGITAADGTVTSLQLELGRTVDIAEVKAALAAEFRARLPEFLAGANA; encoded by the coding sequence ATGGCCGAGCCATCGTCCGCCCACTCCGCCGCTCCCGCCCTCGACCTCGTCGACTGGGGACGCACGGCGTATGCGGACGCGTGGCGACGCCAGGAAGAACTCGTCGCCGCCCGCAACGACGGCCGCGCGCCCGATACGCTCGTGTTCACGGAGCACAACCCCGTGTTCACGATGGGCGTGCGCCGCGGCGCCGAGCAAAATCTCCTCTGGCAACAGGCCGAGCTCGCCCGGCGCGGCATCGAAGTCGTCACCACCAACCGCGGCGGCGACATCACTTACCACGGCCCGGGCCAGATCGTCGGCTACCCGATCGTGAACCTCGCGCCGCGCAAAGACCTGCACGCCTATCTGCGTTTCCTCGAGGACGTGATGATCGCCAGCGTCGCACACTTCGGCCTCGCCGCCGGCCGCAATCCCGGCAAGACCGGCATCTGGATCGAGAAGCGCAAGATCGCCGCCATCGGCGTCGCCGTGAAAAAGTGGACGACGTTTCACGGCTTCGCGCTGAACGTGAACACCGACCTCACTCCCTTCACCGGCATCATCCCCTGCGGCATCACCGCCGCCGACGGCACCGTCACGTCGCTGCAGCTCGAACTCGGCCGCACCGTGGATATCGCCGAAGTGAAAGCCGCGCTCGCCGCCGAATTCCGCGCGCGTCTGCCGGAGTTTCTCGCCGGCGCCAACGCATGA
- the lipA gene encoding lipoyl synthase: MTPTSRKPDWLRAKLPSGPGYKATRALVETNKLHTVCQSAQCPNIGECWSRGTATVMILGNICTRSCNFCAIQVGRPTEFDLGEPARVADAVAKMGLRHCVITSVARDDLKDGGASVWAATIRATKYKSPQCAIEVLVPDFKGNMDQVDIVLDAKPDIFNHNVETVERLQRPVRVQARYDRSRSVLRHAKSRGFTTKTGIMLGLGETQDEIAQTIRDIASDKTDILTIGQYLQPTPQHWKIDRWVPPEEFAHWKKFGLELGIGVIESGPLVRSSYHADEQSQKYTGVVNSIAKMDSTAVTATLQQ, translated from the coding sequence ATGACTCCCACCTCGCGCAAACCCGACTGGCTCCGCGCCAAGCTGCCCTCCGGCCCCGGCTACAAGGCCACCCGCGCACTCGTCGAGACCAACAAGCTCCACACCGTTTGCCAGTCCGCGCAGTGCCCGAACATCGGCGAGTGCTGGTCGCGCGGCACCGCGACCGTGATGATCCTCGGCAACATCTGCACGCGCTCCTGTAACTTCTGCGCCATCCAAGTCGGCCGCCCGACCGAGTTCGACCTCGGCGAGCCCGCGCGCGTTGCCGACGCCGTGGCCAAGATGGGCCTGCGCCACTGCGTCATCACCTCCGTCGCCCGCGACGACCTGAAGGACGGCGGCGCCAGCGTCTGGGCCGCCACGATCCGCGCCACAAAATACAAGAGCCCGCAATGCGCCATCGAGGTGCTCGTGCCGGACTTCAAGGGCAACATGGATCAGGTCGACATCGTCCTCGACGCCAAGCCCGACATCTTCAACCACAACGTCGAAACCGTGGAGCGCCTCCAGCGCCCCGTGCGCGTGCAAGCCCGCTACGACCGCAGCCGCTCCGTGCTCCGCCACGCCAAGAGCCGCGGCTTCACCACGAAGACCGGCATCATGCTCGGCCTCGGCGAAACGCAGGACGAGATCGCCCAGACGATCCGCGACATCGCCAGCGACAAGACCGACATCCTCACGATCGGCCAGTATCTCCAGCCCACGCCCCAACACTGGAAGATCGACCGCTGGGTGCCGCCGGAGGAATTCGCGCACTGGAAAAAATTCGGCCTCGAGCTCGGCATCGGCGTGATCGAATCCGGCCCGCTCGTCCGCTCCAGCTATCACGCCGACGAGCAGTCGCAGAAGTATACCGGCGTTGTGAATTCCATCGCTAAAATGGACTCTACAGCGGTGACAGCTACTCTACAGCAATAA
- a CDS encoding PadR family transcriptional regulator, which translates to MKNRTLLVLALMAANDRWGQPAVLRTVLVKQAFLAETIRPLYGVWLRTFGFVRYHYGPWSAEIFKRLDTLICNGLVEVIKAEQRGGKMEAHYRITHAGHRVLAQFADSDLVPLATDLVWALQTLGVEQATTICKLVYEEAEFARLFAEHQAAGIGAETQVPLPAVTAANNETFTTLAILQALMRRGKDLPALAPRDVVRIFLKSLAAQLPSANAAKGAAA; encoded by the coding sequence ATGAAAAACCGAACCCTTCTCGTGCTCGCGTTGATGGCGGCGAACGACCGCTGGGGCCAGCCCGCCGTCCTCCGCACTGTGCTGGTAAAGCAGGCGTTCCTCGCCGAAACGATCCGGCCGCTTTATGGGGTGTGGCTGCGCACGTTCGGCTTCGTGCGTTACCACTACGGCCCGTGGTCAGCCGAGATCTTCAAACGGTTGGATACGCTGATTTGCAACGGGCTCGTCGAGGTGATCAAGGCCGAGCAGCGCGGTGGCAAGATGGAAGCCCATTATCGCATTACGCACGCGGGCCATCGCGTTCTTGCGCAGTTCGCCGATTCCGATCTGGTGCCGTTGGCCACCGACTTAGTGTGGGCTTTGCAGACCCTCGGCGTCGAACAGGCAACCACTATCTGTAAGCTGGTCTACGAGGAAGCGGAGTTCGCCCGGCTCTTCGCTGAGCATCAGGCGGCAGGGATTGGCGCCGAAACTCAGGTGCCATTGCCGGCGGTGACAGCGGCGAATAACGAGACCTTCACGACCCTCGCGATCCTGCAGGCCTTGATGCGCCGCGGCAAGGACCTGCCGGCCTTGGCGCCCCGCGACGTCGTCCGAATCTTTCTCAAGTCGCTGGCGGCGCAACTTCCCTCAGCCAATGCGGCCAAAGGGGCGGCGGCATGA
- a CDS encoding tetratricopeptide repeat protein: protein MKPERPSARVPWLWAGLLGAVLTVAYWPGLRTPFVFDDLPSLAQNATLASLSRAWSPPAGGLTVSGRPLLNFSFALNHAFGGDQVLGYHVANLAIHFAAALLLFGLVRRTLAARPDADWIAGATTLLWALHPLQTESVTYTVQRAESLAGLFILATLYAALRARTSARPRLWATLAVGASCAGAATKETAVVAPLLILLYDRTFADGSFVAAIAARRRFYLGLLSSWVLLAALVVSAHSRGGTAGTAGPVSSGQYAALQLSAIAHYVRLVFWPSPLAFDYGPFQSVDVAAVLPGAIFTVGAIAATGWLLWRRPPLGFLGASYFILLAPSSSVVPVVTQVAAEHRVYLALAPLLLAIVLAGARWLPRPVALVAAAVAALACARLTWQRNRVYATPIGLWSDAAAACPTNPRAHLNLGEQLARTGRTREAIACFESALQLQPNYVTALYDLGTALISDRRPRDAIAPLRHALDLEPDHAEAAYNLGNAHAALGEHTDAVRAFTWSLRTRPDRAAAHFNLANSLLALDRLPAAIDHLRRAVALAPDHADAHFNLANALFQSGHPELAIPEYEAVLRLNPSDADAATNLRLARASARENPR, encoded by the coding sequence ATGAAACCGGAACGTCCTTCCGCCCGCGTGCCGTGGCTCTGGGCCGGATTGCTGGGAGCTGTGCTGACCGTCGCGTATTGGCCGGGTCTGCGCACCCCTTTCGTCTTCGACGACCTGCCGTCGCTGGCGCAGAACGCGACGCTCGCCTCGCTTTCGCGCGCCTGGAGTCCTCCCGCCGGCGGCCTGACGGTCAGCGGCCGACCGTTGCTCAACTTCTCCTTTGCCCTCAACCACGCATTCGGCGGCGATCAGGTGCTCGGCTATCATGTCGCGAACCTCGCGATCCACTTCGCCGCGGCGTTGCTCCTTTTCGGCCTCGTGCGCCGAACCTTGGCCGCACGCCCCGATGCCGACTGGATCGCCGGCGCCACAACGCTGCTCTGGGCGCTGCATCCGCTGCAAACCGAGTCCGTCACCTACACGGTGCAACGCGCGGAATCGCTCGCCGGCCTGTTCATCCTGGCGACGCTTTACGCCGCGCTCCGCGCGCGCACCAGTGCGCGGCCACGGCTCTGGGCCACGCTGGCGGTGGGCGCGAGCTGCGCCGGCGCCGCAACCAAGGAAACGGCGGTGGTAGCCCCGCTGCTGATCCTGCTCTACGATCGCACTTTCGCAGACGGTTCGTTCGTCGCCGCGATCGCAGCGCGCCGGCGTTTTTATCTCGGCCTCCTCTCCTCGTGGGTGCTGCTGGCGGCGCTGGTCGTGAGCGCGCACAGCCGCGGCGGCACGGCGGGGACGGCCGGTCCGGTCAGTTCCGGACAATACGCCGCGCTGCAACTCTCCGCGATCGCCCATTATGTGCGGCTCGTGTTCTGGCCCTCTCCGCTGGCGTTCGATTATGGCCCGTTCCAGAGCGTCGATGTCGCCGCCGTGCTGCCGGGCGCGATCTTCACTGTAGGAGCAATCGCTGCGACTGGATGGCTGCTCTGGCGGCGGCCTCCGCTGGGGTTCCTCGGCGCAAGCTACTTCATTTTGCTCGCCCCCAGCTCGAGCGTCGTGCCCGTCGTCACCCAAGTCGCAGCCGAGCACCGTGTCTATCTCGCTCTCGCACCACTGCTGCTCGCGATCGTGCTGGCCGGTGCTCGCTGGCTGCCGCGTCCCGTGGCGCTGGTCGCCGCCGCCGTCGCCGCGCTCGCTTGCGCCCGCCTGACCTGGCAACGCAATCGCGTCTACGCCACGCCCATCGGCCTGTGGAGCGATGCGGCCGCCGCGTGTCCGACGAATCCCCGCGCACATCTGAACCTCGGGGAACAGCTCGCCCGCACCGGACGCACGCGTGAGGCGATCGCCTGCTTCGAGAGCGCACTGCAGTTGCAGCCGAACTACGTCACTGCCCTCTACGACCTCGGCACGGCGCTCATCAGCGATCGCCGGCCACGCGACGCGATCGCTCCGCTGCGACACGCCCTGGATCTCGAGCCGGACCACGCCGAGGCCGCCTACAACCTCGGCAACGCGCACGCGGCGCTCGGTGAACACACTGACGCGGTGCGCGCTTTCACATGGAGTCTGCGGACCCGACCCGATCGCGCCGCGGCGCATTTCAATCTCGCGAACAGCCTGCTCGCGCTCGATCGCCTGCCCGCGGCCATCGATCACCTCCGCCGCGCCGTCGCGCTCGCCCCCGACCATGCCGACGCGCACTTCAACCTCGCGAACGCCCTTTTCCAAAGCGGGCACCCCGAACTCGCGATCCCCGAATACGAAGCGGTCCTGCGCCTCAATCCGAGCGATGCCGACGCAGCGACCAATCTCCGGCTCGCCCGCGCCTCCGCGCGCGAAAATCCCCGGTAA
- a CDS encoding AAA family ATPase, translating into MLTDWLNITRVKVEGAERLYPNGIDWHLTPGVNAIVGGTGLGKTTLVYATQFAIFGKLIVEGDRIEKDFFKDRLTKRTGATLTKNPPCVHVEFKIGATEFVIERNLLTGALVTATCNGAALKSTQLEQTLATSVGLATDFEGALRLQEHLFFFGEGRYLLAWQNLVQHELVNLLMSDHASYALLAELWEKVESADSDARNISAQAHRFEKDLKDLKKLTEKPTAALARRSAENQRVMNKKELDDGLAAVRKRLAADTRHEEDLAKRIAAAHARFHQQLSTVEAQQGTDMDEAVLAAALADPTVASVRRALADFYRAPDERGCPCCGRTGLDLAVTEFAAVAAANARNGSCVVCSKALPAERAKGGVAGAAGSHEANQRAEALQALLFEREQTRSRLAALREEEARITAAVAQAQEDELESMRKNPASVAHSMEIAIKQMREREKQARERCKKHMVTLKKELAKTNAVFSKISEDIAEAFKKYAKLYLDEPCDVAFLGEGDVPGKRGPQVKAPHSAFYPVISGETRPSAQALSDAQRSFVDLAFRMAVVEVWHKQTHKTVTLFVETPEGAVDIAYMERVAKMLRTFGEQGHTMVITTNLNNDIFLPEVMASRAKADRSSHVLNLLAEGSPRPVQKAQQSRFDRILKLVADRAQAK; encoded by the coding sequence ATGTTAACGGACTGGCTGAACATTACGCGGGTCAAGGTTGAGGGAGCGGAACGTCTCTACCCCAATGGAATCGATTGGCACCTCACCCCAGGAGTAAACGCGATCGTAGGCGGAACAGGCCTCGGCAAGACGACGTTGGTCTACGCGACGCAATTCGCGATCTTCGGCAAGCTGATCGTCGAGGGGGACCGGATCGAGAAGGACTTCTTCAAAGATCGGCTGACGAAGCGGACTGGCGCGACGCTGACCAAAAATCCCCCGTGCGTGCACGTGGAATTTAAGATCGGTGCGACTGAGTTCGTCATCGAGCGCAATCTCCTTACCGGCGCGCTTGTGACCGCTACCTGCAACGGCGCCGCGCTCAAAAGCACGCAACTTGAGCAGACTCTCGCTACCAGTGTCGGCCTAGCGACCGACTTCGAGGGCGCACTGCGATTGCAAGAGCATCTCTTCTTTTTTGGCGAGGGGCGCTACCTGCTTGCGTGGCAAAATTTGGTCCAGCATGAGCTCGTAAATCTGCTGATGTCAGACCATGCGTCGTATGCGCTCCTGGCCGAGCTGTGGGAAAAGGTCGAGTCGGCGGATAGCGATGCGCGCAATATCAGCGCCCAAGCTCATCGCTTCGAAAAGGACCTAAAGGATCTGAAAAAATTGACGGAGAAGCCGACTGCCGCACTTGCGCGGCGAAGCGCGGAAAATCAGCGCGTGATGAACAAGAAGGAGCTCGACGACGGGCTAGCTGCTGTGCGCAAGAGACTCGCGGCCGATACCCGGCATGAGGAAGACCTCGCCAAGCGCATCGCCGCTGCGCACGCGCGATTCCACCAACAGCTCTCTACGGTCGAAGCGCAGCAGGGCACCGACATGGACGAGGCCGTTTTGGCCGCTGCGCTCGCCGACCCAACTGTCGCGTCGGTGCGTCGCGCGTTGGCCGATTTTTATCGGGCGCCCGACGAGCGTGGGTGCCCATGCTGCGGGCGCACAGGTTTAGATCTCGCGGTGACGGAATTCGCTGCGGTCGCCGCCGCCAACGCTCGAAACGGCAGTTGCGTGGTGTGCAGCAAGGCCCTCCCCGCCGAGCGCGCAAAGGGAGGGGTTGCCGGCGCGGCCGGGTCGCATGAAGCCAACCAGCGTGCCGAGGCGTTGCAGGCGCTGTTGTTCGAACGGGAGCAGACGCGGAGTCGACTGGCAGCCCTGCGCGAGGAGGAGGCGCGGATCACAGCCGCTGTTGCGCAGGCGCAGGAAGATGAACTGGAGAGCATGCGGAAAAATCCCGCGTCGGTCGCGCACTCGATGGAAATCGCGATCAAGCAGATGCGTGAGCGTGAGAAGCAGGCTCGGGAGCGCTGCAAGAAGCACATGGTCACGCTGAAGAAGGAACTTGCGAAGACGAATGCCGTCTTCTCGAAAATCAGCGAGGACATCGCGGAGGCCTTCAAAAAATACGCGAAGCTCTACCTGGACGAGCCATGCGATGTCGCCTTCCTCGGCGAAGGCGATGTTCCCGGCAAGCGTGGTCCGCAGGTGAAAGCTCCGCACTCGGCTTTTTACCCGGTGATTTCCGGGGAAACGCGTCCTTCCGCGCAGGCTCTGTCGGATGCGCAACGCTCGTTTGTTGATCTCGCGTTCCGCATGGCGGTCGTCGAGGTCTGGCACAAGCAGACGCACAAGACCGTGACGTTGTTTGTCGAGACGCCCGAGGGCGCGGTCGACATCGCCTACATGGAGCGTGTGGCGAAAATGCTCCGCACCTTTGGCGAGCAGGGGCACACGATGGTGATTACCACGAACCTCAACAACGACATCTTCCTCCCGGAAGTGATGGCATCTCGCGCCAAAGCGGATCGCTCATCGCATGTCCTGAATTTGCTTGCTGAGGGCAGTCCGCGGCCGGTGCAGAAGGCACAGCAGTCTCGCTTCGACCGCATCCTCAAGCTCGTCGCGGATCGCGCCCAAGCCAAATGA
- a CDS encoding TniQ family protein, with protein sequence MKRPTLWPAHPKPYAGELLSCWVARIAHAHGLKIQTFSQLVFGREYQLWNRDIDRGAPSWLLATLAARTGTPMRVVRSLTIAAFRRRLFWHWHSSGQLRWVAPLGIYHRTRRLHGLQFCPECLAGDDEPYFRLVWRAAVLTVCPEHQLILRDRCPRCYAAVAFHRGEMGRPHRTITRPLCRCHRCSFDLRRAPQLRFSPYSAPAGDRAIAMARTLADRDRTGLERGHLDVLHQLAKAMVSPRRSSRLLEFVRARLHAPRVLVPRGKYAFEQRGVTERHHVLQLALSLLATPSWIVEAWESGDVSYADLSRDFPDSPEWYRRLIAPLNRRARTTRVTSAKIVQSQQQNRRELLGCA encoded by the coding sequence ATGAAGCGACCAACGCTATGGCCTGCGCATCCGAAGCCTTATGCCGGGGAGCTGCTGTCATGTTGGGTCGCGCGGATTGCCCACGCACACGGTCTAAAAATCCAGACCTTTTCGCAGCTCGTCTTCGGCCGCGAGTATCAGCTGTGGAATCGGGACATTGATCGTGGCGCACCAAGCTGGTTGCTCGCGACCTTGGCCGCACGAACCGGGACACCGATGAGAGTTGTGCGGAGCCTCACCATCGCCGCATTTCGGCGCCGCTTGTTCTGGCATTGGCACTCCTCAGGTCAGCTTCGCTGGGTAGCCCCGCTCGGCATTTATCATCGGACGCGCCGACTTCACGGACTTCAATTCTGTCCGGAGTGTCTCGCGGGTGACGACGAACCATATTTCCGGCTGGTCTGGAGAGCGGCCGTGCTAACGGTGTGCCCCGAACATCAGCTCATCTTGCGCGACCGCTGTCCGCGTTGCTACGCGGCGGTCGCGTTTCATCGCGGTGAAATGGGCCGACCGCACCGCACGATCACTCGACCGCTCTGCCGCTGTCATCGCTGTTCCTTCGACCTGCGCAGAGCACCGCAGCTCCGCTTCTCTCCTTACTCCGCTCCGGCGGGAGATCGCGCTATCGCGATGGCCAGGACGCTCGCAGACAGGGACCGGACCGGACTTGAGCGGGGACACCTCGATGTTTTGCATCAACTGGCCAAGGCCATGGTGTCTCCGCGCCGAAGCTCGCGGTTGCTCGAGTTTGTGCGGGCACGGTTGCACGCTCCGCGAGTCCTTGTGCCTCGCGGAAAATACGCTTTCGAGCAGCGAGGCGTCACGGAGCGACATCACGTGTTACAACTAGCACTTTCTCTTCTCGCGACACCGTCGTGGATCGTCGAGGCGTGGGAATCTGGCGACGTTTCTTACGCCGATTTGAGCCGCGACTTTCCTGATTCTCCGGAATGGTATCGACGACTGATCGCTCCTCTCAACCGCCGGGCGCGGACGACTCGGGTAACGTCTGCAAAAATCGTGCAATCGCAGCAGCAAAATCGGCGTGAGTTGCTCGGCTGTGCTTGA
- the lysS gene encoding lysine--tRNA ligase, giving the protein MSENQQDITHDQFAVRRQKLQDMRAGGFDPFQASAPQTHFSQDAKALYVDGQDYAATASVAGRLVTFRVQGGSSFVKIQDQQGQIQLYFRKDVLGEERYGVFKKQLDLGDIIGVTGALFKTKTGEITVRVDAFTLVSKALRPLPEKWHGLTDPEQVYRQRYLDLIVNPESRQRLMLRSKIVASIRSTLAKRSFFEVETPVLEGVAGGAAARPFTTHHNALGADFFLRIALELRLKRLLVGGYDRVFEIGRVFRNEGVSRKHNPEFTMLEVYQAYSDFGGMMELLKAIFADLCRDVIGATEIKHAASGQMINFAGEWRSVRYFDLIDEAAGFALSGFRGKPEYREKAIEACAKLGLEVHPGWETHEVVNEIFGKKIEPTLIQPTFVTHLPKELCPLAKLNKEDPGLIDVFECIIGGMEVAPAYSEQNDPFVQREMFEKQVGEEKQNLDNDFLLALEHGMPPAGGMGVGIDRLCILLTGAESIRDVILFPSLRPAAS; this is encoded by the coding sequence ATGAGCGAGAACCAGCAGGACATCACTCACGACCAGTTCGCCGTGCGGCGCCAAAAGCTGCAGGACATGCGCGCGGGCGGCTTTGATCCGTTCCAGGCCAGCGCGCCGCAGACGCACTTTTCCCAGGACGCCAAAGCGCTCTACGTCGACGGCCAGGATTACGCCGCGACGGCCTCGGTGGCCGGACGGCTCGTGACGTTCCGCGTGCAGGGCGGCAGCTCGTTCGTGAAGATCCAGGATCAGCAGGGGCAGATTCAGCTCTATTTCCGCAAGGACGTGCTCGGCGAGGAGCGCTACGGCGTCTTCAAGAAGCAACTCGATCTCGGCGACATCATCGGCGTGACCGGCGCGTTGTTCAAAACCAAGACCGGTGAAATCACGGTGCGCGTCGATGCGTTCACGCTCGTGTCGAAGGCGCTGCGTCCGCTGCCGGAGAAGTGGCACGGACTCACCGATCCGGAGCAGGTTTATCGTCAGCGCTACCTCGATCTCATCGTCAATCCCGAGTCGCGCCAGCGGCTGATGCTGCGCAGCAAGATCGTCGCGAGCATCCGCTCGACGCTCGCGAAACGCAGCTTTTTCGAAGTGGAAACGCCCGTCCTCGAAGGCGTGGCGGGCGGCGCGGCGGCGCGGCCGTTCACGACGCATCATAACGCGCTCGGCGCGGATTTTTTCCTGCGCATCGCGCTCGAGTTGCGCCTCAAGCGCCTGCTCGTCGGCGGCTACGACCGCGTGTTCGAGATCGGCCGCGTGTTCCGCAACGAGGGCGTCTCGCGCAAGCACAACCCCGAGTTCACCATGCTCGAGGTTTACCAGGCCTACTCGGATTTCGGCGGCATGATGGAGTTGCTGAAGGCGATCTTCGCCGACCTCTGCCGCGACGTGATCGGCGCGACCGAGATCAAGCACGCCGCGAGCGGCCAGATGATCAACTTCGCCGGCGAGTGGCGCAGCGTGCGCTATTTCGACCTGATCGATGAGGCGGCGGGCTTCGCGCTGAGTGGATTCCGCGGCAAGCCCGAGTATCGCGAGAAGGCGATCGAGGCCTGCGCCAAGCTCGGCCTTGAAGTGCATCCGGGTTGGGAAACGCACGAGGTCGTGAACGAGATTTTCGGCAAGAAGATCGAGCCGACGCTGATCCAGCCGACGTTCGTCACGCATCTGCCGAAGGAGCTGTGCCCGCTCGCCAAGCTGAACAAGGAAGACCCGGGCCTGATCGACGTTTTCGAGTGCATCATCGGCGGCATGGAAGTCGCACCGGCCTACTCGGAGCAGAACGACCCGTTCGTGCAGCGCGAGATGTTCGAGAAGCAGGTCGGCGAGGAGAAGCAGAACCTCGACAACGATTTCCTGCTCGCCCTCGAGCACGGCATGCCGCCCGCCGGTGGTATGGGCGTGGGCATCGACCGCCTGTGCATCCTGCTCACCGGCGCCGAGAGCATCCGCGACGTGATTCTGTTCCCGTCGCTCAGGCCTGCGGCCAGTTGA
- a CDS encoding ABC transporter permease, whose product MPWPIYLALKQLFPTGRVSFFTLISIVGVGLGVALMLVSTSVMGGFGHQIQRMIIDTQGEVQVRARGVLDQRPAAATEEALRKQAGVASYAPFAAGVVMLEFERRPAFPAITGFDVARMKEVIPLQKYLISGRLDDLDDDSVILSSILARSLGVRVGDTVSVYSPLMMERLKQNEVLLPREVRVAGIFQIGHQQLDSSTVLCSLRLMQDLYGLGRTVHGYNVRLKPGADEYTVAAQLNDALPPQAYALTWFESNADFQAVLSFERNMIFFLLTFIIVVAAFSITSSLLMSVVRKTREIGLLAAMGGKARDVALCFCAQGLVIGVGGTALGLGLGFALLHWRDNIVQLIARFTMGQEAFVKFYQFSSLPAHTAPKDVAIIVIFSLAAATLAGLIPAWRAARLKPVEALRSE is encoded by the coding sequence ATGCCCTGGCCGATCTATCTCGCCCTCAAGCAGCTGTTCCCGACCGGGCGGGTGTCGTTCTTCACGTTGATCTCGATCGTCGGCGTCGGGCTCGGCGTGGCGCTCATGCTCGTGTCGACGAGCGTGATGGGTGGCTTCGGTCACCAGATCCAGCGCATGATCATCGACACGCAGGGCGAGGTGCAAGTGCGCGCGCGCGGCGTGCTCGACCAGCGGCCGGCGGCCGCGACCGAGGAAGCGTTAAGGAAACAGGCCGGCGTCGCGAGCTACGCGCCGTTCGCGGCGGGTGTGGTGATGCTCGAGTTCGAGCGCCGACCGGCGTTTCCGGCGATCACGGGTTTCGACGTCGCGCGGATGAAGGAAGTCATTCCGCTGCAAAAATACCTCATTTCCGGCCGGCTCGACGACCTCGACGACGACTCGGTGATTCTCAGCTCGATCCTCGCACGATCGCTCGGCGTCCGCGTGGGCGACACAGTGAGCGTCTATTCGCCGCTGATGATGGAGCGCTTGAAACAGAACGAAGTGCTCCTCCCGCGCGAGGTGCGCGTCGCCGGCATTTTCCAGATCGGGCACCAGCAACTCGACAGCTCCACGGTGCTCTGCTCGCTGCGCCTGATGCAGGACCTCTATGGCCTCGGTCGCACGGTGCACGGCTACAACGTCCGACTGAAGCCCGGTGCCGACGAATATACCGTCGCCGCGCAGCTCAACGACGCGCTGCCGCCGCAGGCCTACGCGCTGACGTGGTTCGAATCGAACGCCGACTTCCAGGCCGTGCTCAGCTTCGAGCGAAACATGATCTTTTTCCTGCTCACGTTCATCATCGTCGTGGCGGCGTTCTCGATCACGAGTTCGCTGCTGATGTCGGTCGTGCGCAAGACGCGCGAAATCGGCCTGCTCGCCGCGATGGGCGGCAAGGCGCGCGATGTCGCGCTGTGTTTTTGCGCCCAAGGCCTCGTCATCGGCGTGGGTGGCACGGCGCTCGGACTCGGGCTCGGCTTCGCGCTGCTGCACTGGCGCGACAACATCGTGCAGCTCATCGCGCGCTTCACGATGGGACAGGAGGCGTTCGTGAAGTTCTATCAGTTCAGCTCGCTGCCGGCGCACACCGCGCCGAAAGACGTGGCGATCATCGTGATCTTCTCGCTGGCCGCCGCGACGCTCGCAGGGCTGATTCCCGCCTGGCGCGCCGCGCGCCTGAAACCCGTGGAGGCGCTGCGGAGTGAATAG
- a CDS encoding HigA family addiction module antidote protein gives MNVHPGELLREEFLQPRGITAKQFAKDAKLPLQRVKKILQGKLSITAEIDRSLCAYFNQISGYWLRVQSAHDQRRRRQHGRRRDLSQAAKDATALKNSFRVENERLIAEGREDEIHRRQMRNLGVSENARGRLVSFGGYRIR, from the coding sequence GTGAACGTCCATCCTGGCGAACTGTTGCGCGAGGAGTTTCTTCAGCCGCGAGGGATAACGGCGAAACAGTTTGCGAAGGATGCGAAGTTGCCCCTGCAGCGCGTGAAGAAAATTTTGCAAGGCAAGCTCAGCATCACTGCGGAAATCGATCGGTCCCTGTGCGCCTATTTCAATCAAATCTCTGGCTACTGGTTGCGCGTTCAATCCGCGCACGACCAACGCCGGCGGCGGCAACACGGGCGGCGACGCGATTTGAGCCAAGCGGCTAAAGACGCGACTGCGCTGAAAAACTCGTTTCGCGTGGAGAACGAACGCTTGATCGCCGAAGGCCGCGAGGACGAGATCCACCGTCGACAAATGAGGAATCTTGGCGTTTCAGAAAACGCTCGCGGTCGTCTCGTTTCGTTTGGCGGGTATCGTATCAGGTAG